In the genome of Parasteatoda tepidariorum isolate YZ-2023 chromosome 10, CAS_Ptep_4.0, whole genome shotgun sequence, the window AAACCAAAATAGTCGTAGTAACCGAGggagaaaaaagatgaaaaactaCAGTTGTCGAGAGGGGCAAATTAGGCTAAAAGGCATTTCCACGCGCGATGGAGTTAATGTAATGCTAATATTAACTTTTCTGCCcattttaaaacgtgttttttttcccattttgtaatcttaaaaagaaaacgcGAATCACGAtataattagctttttttcttcttgttatagaaaatatttattcacataaaaatttgtttttaaaatgactttttatcCGCGTGAAAATTGTTGtacatttatcatattttatgtcACGAAATATACAAGTTTCGTCATTCCACATGTTGCAGTTTtcctgttaaaatatatattcacatATACGAggctatttctaaaaataactttttatcaatgagaaaatatgttttgtatttCGCTACgtaattcagaagaaaaaaaaacttgaggtatgaaaaaattaaattatttttcgtccCTTAACCGCAACTTGTCCCACCTGTTGATTTGACTACTGCTAGAAGCGCCCTCCATCTGAATCCGGAATCACCCTCTTCCCACAACCATCCCAAATACTCCCACGCTTCCATCCACAGCAGTAGCAGCGTGGGAGTCATCCCCAACAACCGGGACTACCCCAGCCAGCCTGCCGCCGAATGGGTTATCCACGCGCGAAGGCGTTTTTGGATGCTACCTACCCCACACAAAATTGGGGGATGAGAGTTACACGCTTCTCGATGAAATCCAGAAAATGTGGATCTCTCCACCAATTGTCACCACGGTGATGGTGATTTTTCGTGGCACTACGGTCCGGTTGTTAAAAATGTGGGTGCTTTTTCAACGATCGAAATTGGTATCGCCGTTTTAGCATCCAACCTGTTGATATTTGAAaacgatttaattttaatatttgaaaacgaTTTAATTTCGCTGCGTTGTTTTTTGTTCGATTGGTGTTCATGACCACCACCAAAGATGAAGAATTTACCACAGTACCTGATAACATTTTTGATGATCTGGTAGTACCAGGTGAGTGGCTGCGATATGTTTGGTACATTTGCAAAGGTTTGGTACAGGGTTTTTGGTGCATTTCTTTTTGGTGCGTTgggtatttatgaaatatttccattcatgttttttattttatttatttatttgtttgtttgctaGATTTGCGAGGGCGTATGTATCGAAGTTTAGTTCAGTGACCTTTAGAATTTCGAGCAAGTTAGGGTTAATTTAATCGATATTTCACAGTGACCGGacgatagtttttaaaaatatctatcgCTTAACATAAAggtcattaaataaatagtaagatTTTCGAAAAtaggacaaaaaatttttatactgaattcttttgttgtttaaagaataaattgtagttgtttttgtttttcaaataattgcgATCGGTGTACATATTGAATACATtgtattgctaaaaaaataactttgcaatACAATTTGAGCCGATTCAGTAtcgtaattttcaaattttgtataataattttgtacttagttaataaatctaattataattacatatttcttgaaaaattattataataatatcagTAATTATTtaggattttcttttattagtatttttaaaataaaataactttaatattgcatacattgtctaaaaaataaaaattaaataattatcatactaaaataagtttatacaattaatacatactaaaagcaaaataatttttaccatataacaaatttgcttaaaaatgaaaatcagtCAACATATATTGTGTAACCGTAGAGTTTTAATAGACCCTTTTATCGAATTATTTTCTgtctaaataaaagtaacaatatATCAGGAATtaccttatttattaaaaacactcTCAGAACAACATTACGTATATGGCGGTTAAATGAAATAGAGATATTTTGGCATTAATCTTACctaatttcattacaaaatttggTTCTGTTTGATAGAATTACTTCTTATAAGTAAAacttatgtttaattatattttcaaacattttcagttacttcattaaaaagttaacattattattattattattttaatattatatataactaCATGTGAAATTTTCGCactgtaataaaagtttacctCGTTAATCTTACTTCTTGTATTTCTGTAcgcataatatttaattctgaaaattattatagcTAACTACGAGTATCAAACTtgttactcaaaaaaaaaagaaatataaaaaaaaatgttttaattctgatttgaaatttattatgaaataattctatGAAACCTATGAAATAATCTGATACTTATCATTTCCAAATATATTGTATCGAACTATGAATGCCAGTAAATTTAATGCTCTCATATTTTTACTAACTCttcaaacaaaagtaattttcagttaAGGGTTTagctttagttattttaaaaaacaatgtaggtatttttaacattgtaatttttattctattatggATGAAAAACTATCACATAGTTTCTATATTTATTCTCGCcgtattaatagaaaatttaacaaggttaaattttttaatgcatattaattatatttttacgtgtatcgtatttattttatcatatttttttaatgtatttttttagagtaTGTACCCACTCTCAAAACTACATGGTTAAGTAAGTCTGAGCTCTATCAAACTCATGCAGTACTTACCTTTTCAGTTTTCATCATAACTGAGTTTTcgaaattagtatttattaaaataaaagcaatagtTTCCTTATATTATATAGCATATTCTTATTATCTGTTCTTTTAATTCAggttatttataagaaatatgtcagttttcattttctataaatGAAACCACTCTCAAAACTACATGGTTAAGCAAATTTGAGCTCTATCAAATTCATGTAGTACTTAACTTTTCAGATTTCATCACAACtgagtttttgaaattaatatttattaaaataaaagcagtagtctccttttattatataacatatTCTTATTATCTATTCTTTTAATTCAGGTTATTTATGAGAAATATGTCTTATTTCACTATCTAAAAACGAAACCACTCTCAAAACTACACGGTTAAGCAAGTTTGAGCTCTATCAAATTCAAGTAGTACTTAACTTTTCAGATTTCATAACAACTGAGAcgtaaaacaaaacttttttgtataaattttttttctcacaacaATGGATATTATGTCCAGTTCAAGTTAGCACATTTCTCATAGGAAACAAAAATACAGTTTCtcatacttaaatatatttttaatttaatctttaattttaaatagggaTCATGTCTTATGCGTCTCCTTTAAATCTAAGCGATCAGTGTTATAAACGTTTTTGTTCAGTGttcaaattagatttttgaatGAATCTTAACAAATGACATATCGGTTTACATATGTTTTTACATATGAgaaaataactgcataaaacttacttttatgtACATCTCGGCTCCTATACGAATTAGTTTCTATgtcattattaaattgaaataatatttagaacagATAAGTCAAGATCTTAAaccataaacaaataaatttgtaattacagtttcttttgaatcttttaatggatcactgagaaaaaagaatggttaaaactaccaaaatatggtgaaatttaccgtatttctagCACTATAGGAGCACCagaaagctcagtaatttttaatgaaacgttttggtaatgattttgataaaattaactataaaatatggtttaataatataaaatttagtaaatttggtgattttatcatgatacctttagattatggcataaaaaccatttatttttttaagtttacttctcaattttgtattttttgcaaaatgtgaggtaataagaattatagcTTTGAAAACCAGGATTTCCGGTGAACTGTTACCAtacaaacgaaaaaattaccaaatgaatggtataaatattgtatgtgttagttttattaaccagaattatgttgtttttttataccaaaaatgTCAATTCCATATTCATCAATTTCTTTTCTCCGTGCACAACCGTTGTCTTTCTgggtataaaatataaaacctcGAAGAGTGTAAAGTATATGTATTCTAATAGTTATAGTCGTATCACATGTGTTCTGTGTGTTCTATTATATAACAGTCATTaggaaaagtattatttaaaattatgctgaatttatctttgaaagactgatagttattttttctttctgcagCTGAAGCTTCTGATCCTCTAAATGACAGGACAGAATGTGTGGCAACTATGTTCCCCGGAAGTCACGGCGGCTCACCCCGCTTCACCTACCGGGGCAGCTTCACCACATCTACCACCCCAGTCACATCGGCTTGCTCATCGTCGGCGTCTGGACTATCTCCATCTGACTGGCTCCACAGTCCAACATCTTCAGATAATCTCACACCCCTCATTAACATCATGGGTGGAACGTCCACCCCGACAGCCACACCGACACCTCCACCTTCCTCAGTCACACCTCCTCACCATCATCACCAACAGCAAGCTGAACAGTCATACGGTGACCGAAGTCACCAGGATCAGCAACAGTCTTTTCTATCCAGTCCTTCATCACACCAACAAGAGCTTCTGGAGTTCGCAGTCTCGCAGCAACAGTTCGATCCCGTGTCGTTCACGCTGAAGCAACAGTCACCATCTTACTCCACGTCTTCTTCTACCCCCACTGCAACAGATCTAATCGGAGTGTCTCCCGATGACATTGTTTACTCAACGTCCTCACCTTCTACGTCGTCAACCCATGTCGATAAATATCTGTGGACAACGTCTGCTGACTTTACCACAACTACCCTGCAGTTGGCTCCAGGTTCCATCCTGGTGCCCAAGATGGAACCCTTGGCTGAAGAAGCTGCCACAGCAACGTGTGCATCAGCAGGAAATACTGGTATGCTACTGACTAGTCCACAGACATCTGCTTCCCTGGCTGAATATAATCAGAGCACTAGTAAAGTAAGGCTCACTTTGTAACCCATAATTCTTGTCTTTGTTGCTTATTAATTGATTTGATTTATAGTTGTCAATCAATTCAAACCATTTTTGAAACACATCCTAAATGATAACATAAATAATGTGATTTatgatttccttaaaattataggttttagatttttgaaaccATAATTTATCATCATATATCAATCTAAAGAAGCAAGtccgtgtaaaaaaaaatatatttttaagaataaacaagataattttttctaagcCTTCGTTATATAAtaagtctgttttttttaattttaatacaatgtaatgtttttaatgatGATATTGATTCGACAGTTTATCGCCCTAGTcccatcaattattttattgcgtTTTGCAACTTCAAGCTTcaaattgcaatatattttttttttagtgttctcTGTCTTGATTCAAAATAGGCAATGGAGATATTTAACTCTTTTACATAGTATATCGCACGTTCACGTATAAATGTTCTGCGCATGCTCTATAAAGAACTGAGATTGTTCTCTAGTAACAGAGCTACGTAAAAGTGTAAATCTCTCTGTTAGAGAGATTTTGTACTCTCGCGTAGCATGCCCCGTACCCTCATTTACCTAAATTCAGTGCGGCTACTAATAAGCAACCTTGATTGTTCATAGAGCTTGCGTACTTAAACGTGCGGTATGCTACTAAAACAACagaaaaattgctttcaaaaagtatttatggTGCTGAggaaaaaacttatataattgTTTCTATTTTAGGGTCATGAAATTCTTAGTCAAGCCTATCAGTGCAGTACTGTTCCCTTGAAGCTGTTACCGGTGAAACCTCGAAAATACCCCAACCGTCCCTCCAAGACGCCCCTGCATGAGCGTCCATACGCCTGCCCCATCGATAGTTGCGACCGAAGGTTCTCGCGGAGTGATGAACTCACCCGACATATACGAATACACACAGGACAAAAACCATTTCAGTGTAAAATCTGCATGCGGTCATTCAGTCGGTCAGACCATCTCACCACGCACATACGCACCCATACTGGCGAGAAACCATTCACTTGTGAGACCTGCGGTCGCAAGTTCGCCCGGAGCGATGAAAAGAAAAGACACGCTAAGGTGCATTTGAAACAGAGGTCAAAGCGTCAGCAACAGCAGCAATCGTCGTCCACAACGTCGGCATCGACGTCCACGACGACGCTTTCCTCCACTGTGTCCTCTCTGCAACAGCAGGAGCAACATCAGGGTGGTTTGTTATTGCTTGACATTCCGTCGTCTTCAGTTGCCACTAGTCTACTCACTGGACAGCTTACAGCTCCAGTTGTGACCACAACTGCAGCACTCAGATGATTGTGATGACTGTTCTTTTATAGGGAGAGTTGACCTCCCGGTTGTCGTCATTTCGAACCAAGCTCAACCTcctttttttcctctaaaagaGACTTCAAAGTCTTTGTGATATCTTAACTGCACTTAATGTCTTGTACCATCGCCCATATTTTAATAGCTCtctctatctctctctctctatttttCTCCTcgtgaattttattataagaatagtCAACGAATCTTTTAGTTTATAACAATACCCTTGATTGacgatattaaattttctaatctcTCTATATATGTCAAAAACATTCAAATGAAACGTAAttactgtataaatttttttttatctagtctATATCCTTGCATTTCAGCAAAAATTCTAATTCCTTGTATGAAactaagtttctttaaaaaaaattacattacagaATATAATTAAGTTGTTGCATATATTTTGCCTATAGTACGTTCACGGAAATGATAGACCTAAAGTAAGCAAATAAGTTGCCAAAATCTTGATCATATTTGCCACTTTTTGAGATTTTctcagcattttttatttttacagaattgtgctaaaaataaattacagaggggtataatttttgttataaatgcaTGATTGATTCAGAATACAATTAaactacatttataattaactaaataaaagttaactaaagcactataaaataaaataaaaattgaattaaagcacttaaatttaattatatactcTTAAACGTTTCAGTTATATTTATGTGATTTAATGGtcttattataaacaaaaactatcAATTTATATGCAACaacatgattatttttagagaaaaattttaagattaaaaaaagctgattattttgttattttttctttttaataacgttaaattttctatgaatgttatttccttaaaataaacatttgattacaatgattataaaaatatttcattttaaattttattattattaagcagCTAATATCATAacccatttattatttttttgttctattgcATTCAACCATATTTCTATGACTCTGCAATGCAATCTTATTGCAGATGAATAATATAttcgaaaaaacaaatttttcttattgttttaacTTCAACAAAAGTAACGCTGGTCGTTTAAACATGCTTGAAAGCTTATTCAATATGAATCTATTTGTATACATTGCgctttttaattgcaataaaaagatatttatttactatttgaaCTGCATTGAGTGCAATAATTTTTAGGTTGTCATcccaatgatttttttttttcgtttatgattttcaaaaaacttttacttttgtatatagctatttatgtatattgaaatacattaagtttgtttttacacatttttaaaacatttttctaacaaGTTTACGAATTAATACCTGTGCCAAGGCTATATAATTTTTgagcattttatatttctagGTTTTATAATCTAGTATAGCTTCTTAAGGCAgcttttgcatttattttaacaactttattttctttggaCTTTCATCTCATGTGCaatctaaaattacaaaatgtaacaatgtattattaattctattatgACCATAGATATttctaagagaaaaatattaagccatgaaaattcaatattctatacattttaagacctgtattgtattttaaaactaattattacaGTATCATATTTGCAAACAAAGtattgaactattttattttcagcttatttcttatttttatttataaaatgaaacaacgttttatctgttttattctgcctaaatttgtttttaaatagaaaaaaaattttgagccaTAAAAACTCAcctttctataaattttaatattttgtaattaaaaatctattatataaGAAGTATtgatctatttcattttaacattatttcttatttttatcccAAATGTGTTTtaggataaaaaataagtaataaaaatcttatttttatcctTGCTAATAGTATTATGTGTTTTAGGATTAATTATTACAgtatcatatttatataaattaaattaccttaaatttatttattgcttatcAAATATTGtgtaaaagtatatataattactaatcaaaatctaattttctatCAACTCTAAAAGCTGTTCtgcattttaagataattttttacactataATTAGGAGGTACTACAGTAAAacgttataaaaatgtataaaatatatataatctaatTATTACTTGCTGAAataacttgtttaattttttgttttgttttgtattactgttatctattttaaagatttatataacACTGTAGACAcgaaattagtaaaaatgttatgagttataattcagaatttttatcacatctgttaatcatatttataagCCTTGATATTCTGTTTTTATCTATCAGGcgtttagttttaaaaccagTTCTatctattacttatttttttataatgaatgcgTATTCGTTCGATTCTCCTATTCTGTAGAAttctaagtaattattattttttcttcttcactgaagagttttttaattcataaataaaaaataattttattatggactttgaaaaatatcttaaaacctATTGAGCTGGTTTTAAAAGCACACgccacaattaatttttattctgtttaaaatcagataatttGTCacttactatttaaattaagtctGTTAATGCTACTTACTATGACAACATTGTATTTTGGAGTTGTATATCTTAATTAAGGCTTCTTAAACTACCAGTAAATTATCTTCTTTGGGGTCGCactatcaaatttatttgtCGCTAAAAATATCTATCATAACTTAACTTCTATGATATCTATCATTGATATATACAATTAGGAGGCACATTCAACCGTTAAAGTCTTTGATATACTTCACtggtttattaaaattgtatatttggcttataactattacaaaaatgatttattgaaaaaaaagtttaagaagctgtgatttgatttatatatttaaactaaagagCTTAGTGGGAAAAcatgttaagttaaatttttatatgtcttAAAGCATCTAATTATCAATTGTATCAtagttaaaaagtgttttaactgcgtaatactaatttaatttgcaaaatctttcatttatctcattatttttttagaaaaacttcttttttatattgcatACAATCTAAAGCTGAGTTTAACAAATGTACTAAATTGTCATACAAATCCCACTAAgcctttcaattttataattaccttacttttctttaaaacaaatatttcgtcTTATATTGTTGTAGACAccatagttattaaatataattgaaagaaTTTGGGCTATATAATCctcattttttaagcattatttacaGATAGATATTTTGCAAGTGCATCTTCTTGCCATTAGAGGGCAGCATAATACACAAAAACATCTTATTGTCTATATAGATATTGTGGTTTTTTTCCCCACCAAAACAGCTATAGTAAACAATTTACACACAATGCACAAAAGCATCTTATTGTCTGCACTCAAATTGTGCAATTTTCACAAGAATgtgaataatttgtaaaatatggcttatcattatattgcccaagccattcaatttattaaaaatagaagaataaatTAG includes:
- the LOC107446876 gene encoding early growth response protein 1-B isoform X2; translation: MIMDTLSSVLAGVPLDTGPSTFSLSFDTFKLGGDVDDGSKPLAPQHPYPTVDVRLVNPTVRIKKEDQEEGMEEDDTLNTPVSTSADVSTFFCTDTTISDPVPITAEASDPLNDRTECVATMFPGSHGGSPRFTYRGSFTTSTTPVTSACSSSASGLSPSDWLHSPTSSDNLTPLINIMGGTSTPTATPTPPPSSVTPPHHHHQQQAEQSYGDRSHQDQQQSFLSSPSSHQQELLEFAVSQQQFDPVSFTLKQQSPSYSTSSSTPTATDLIGVSPDDIVYSTSSPSTSSTHVDKYLWTTSADFTTTTLQLAPGSILVPKMEPLAEEAATATCASAGNTGMLLTSPQTSASLAEYNQSTSKGHEILSQAYQCSTVPLKLLPVKPRKYPNRPSKTPLHERPYACPIDSCDRRFSRSDELTRHIRIHTGQKPFQCKICMRSFSRSDHLTTHIRTHTGEKPFTCETCGRKFARSDEKKRHAKVHLKQRSKRQQQQQSSSTTSASTSTTTLSSTVSSLQQQEQHQGGLLLLDIPSSSVATSLLTGQLTAPVVTTTAALR
- the LOC107446876 gene encoding early growth response protein 1-B isoform X1: MIMDTLSSVLAGVPLDTGPSTFSLSFDTFKLGGDVDDGSKPLAPQHPYPTVDVRLVNPTVRIKKEDQEEGMEEDDTLNTPVSTSADVSTFFCTDTTISDPVPITDMFDTDSCQSLRSCDALLESYRMIWNTAEASDPLNDRTECVATMFPGSHGGSPRFTYRGSFTTSTTPVTSACSSSASGLSPSDWLHSPTSSDNLTPLINIMGGTSTPTATPTPPPSSVTPPHHHHQQQAEQSYGDRSHQDQQQSFLSSPSSHQQELLEFAVSQQQFDPVSFTLKQQSPSYSTSSSTPTATDLIGVSPDDIVYSTSSPSTSSTHVDKYLWTTSADFTTTTLQLAPGSILVPKMEPLAEEAATATCASAGNTGMLLTSPQTSASLAEYNQSTSKGHEILSQAYQCSTVPLKLLPVKPRKYPNRPSKTPLHERPYACPIDSCDRRFSRSDELTRHIRIHTGQKPFQCKICMRSFSRSDHLTTHIRTHTGEKPFTCETCGRKFARSDEKKRHAKVHLKQRSKRQQQQQSSSTTSASTSTTTLSSTVSSLQQQEQHQGGLLLLDIPSSSVATSLLTGQLTAPVVTTTAALR